A section of the Thermococcus sp. genome encodes:
- a CDS encoding integrase yields MAKKYIPLLDKYLWGKKANTPEELRRIVESIPPTKRGNPNRHAYLAIRSYINFLVDTGRIRKSEAIDFKAVIPNIKTNARAESAKVITPEDIREMFKQLKGKNETILRARRLYLKLLAFTGLRGDEVRELLNQFDPRVVDETFKAFGLPEEWREKIAVYDMERVKLPTRKHGTKRGYVAMFPVELLPELEWFRTTGYKLTADNSDKHKLFRDYKKVKDLALLRKFWQNFMNDNVMTTVPNPPADAFHLIEFLQGRAPKNVGGRNYRWNVKNAVRIYYYMVDKLKEELGILEL; encoded by the coding sequence ATGGCCAAGAAATACATCCCCCTGCTGGACAAGTACCTCTGGGGAAAGAAGGCCAACACTCCCGAGGAGCTAAGGAGGATTGTTGAGTCAATCCCGCCGACAAAGAGAGGCAACCCCAACCGCCACGCCTACCTCGCGATACGGAGTTACATCAACTTCTTGGTTGATACTGGAAGAATCAGAAAGAGCGAGGCCATTGACTTCAAGGCTGTCATCCCGAACATCAAGACCAACGCGAGAGCCGAGTCAGCCAAGGTGATAACCCCCGAGGACATTAGGGAGATGTTCAAGCAGTTAAAGGGTAAGAACGAGACGATTCTAAGAGCTCGCAGGCTCTACCTCAAGCTTCTCGCCTTCACCGGTCTCCGTGGCGATGAAGTTAGAGAACTGCTGAACCAGTTTGATCCGAGGGTTGTAGATGAAACCTTCAAGGCCTTTGGCCTGCCAGAGGAGTGGCGGGAGAAGATAGCGGTTTACGATATGGAAAGAGTCAAACTGCCGACCAGGAAGCATGGGACAAAGAGGGGATACGTGGCTATGTTTCCGGTGGAGTTGCTTCCGGAGCTGGAGTGGTTTAGAACCACGGGGTATAAGCTGACGGCTGATAACTCCGATAAACACAAGCTTTTCAGGGATTACAAGAAGGTGAAGGATCTTGCCTTGCTGAGGAAGTTCTGGCAGAACTTTATGAACGATAACGTGATGACGACTGTTCCAAACCCGCCGGCCGATGCGTTCCACCTGATCGAGTTCCTCCAGGGACGCGCTCCGAAGAACGTTGGTGGCAGGAACTACCGCTGGAACGTGAAGAATGCGGTGAGGATCTATTATTACATGGTAGACAAGCTGAAAGAAGAGCTTGGAATTTTAGAGCTCTGA
- a CDS encoding type II toxin-antitoxin system VapC family toxin → MIDTSVLIDLYKKRKLEEYAGSGISVITLFEFTRGIRGEKKRVAVLKRLEKIFKVEGLDNLTLLMASKMYRKLKEKGELLEDADLLIGATAVVKGYVVWTKNVKHFKRLEKFGVKLKT, encoded by the coding sequence TTGATTGACACGAGCGTTCTAATTGACCTTTACAAGAAGAGAAAGTTGGAGGAATACGCAGGCTCAGGGATTTCAGTTATAACTCTCTTCGAGTTCACCAGGGGAATTAGGGGAGAGAAGAAGCGAGTGGCAGTTCTTAAGCGTCTGGAAAAGATTTTCAAGGTTGAAGGCCTTGATAATCTCACTCTTCTCATGGCTTCAAAGATGTACAGGAAATTGAAAGAGAAAGGGGAGCTTTTGGAAGATGCAGACCTTCTGATTGGTGCGACGGCAGTTGTTAAAGGTTACGTTGTGTGGACGAAGAACGTTAAGCACTTTAAGAGGCTTGAGAAGTTTGGTGTGAAACTAAAGACTTAG
- a CDS encoding putative toxin-antitoxin system toxin component, PIN family, translated as MAGKIRVVLDTSVLISALKTKNPRRSPAWQVLKALRRGEIINFISKEIAEEMQAKVLGISGEIGRPNVAEYILTLVLSKSIMVRPRRKFSNDPEFLGKLKDPSDAKFFDVAYAKKVDYIISENTKHIVQMRDEATKTYRFDGRKVKILRAREFVREVLR; from the coding sequence ATGGCCGGTAAAATCAGGGTTGTTTTGGACACTTCTGTTTTGATTAGTGCGCTGAAGACTAAAAATCCCAGACGTTCTCCGGCGTGGCAGGTTTTAAAGGCATTGCGAAGAGGGGAGATTATTAATTTTATTTCAAAAGAAATCGCCGAAGAAATGCAGGCAAAGGTGCTTGGAATCAGTGGTGAGATTGGAAGGCCAAACGTTGCTGAGTACATTCTCACTCTTGTATTAAGCAAGAGCATCATGGTTCGTCCCCGGCGGAAGTTTTCCAATGACCCTGAGTTCCTCGGGAAGTTGAAGGACCCTAGCGATGCCAAGTTCTTTGACGTTGCTTATGCCAAGAAGGTGGATTACATCATCTCAGAAAACACGAAGCACATTGTCCAAATGAGGGATGAAGCAACTAAAACTTATCGTTTTGACGGGAGAAAGGTTAAAATTCTGAGAGCTAGAGAGTTTGTGAGAGAGGTCTTGAGGTGA